AGGGCGGTGCCGGCGGCAACGGCGGCGCCGGAGGGCTGTTCGCCAGCGGCGGCATCGGCGGGGACGGCGGGTTCGGCCAGACCAGCAGCGCCGGCGGCAACGGGGGCAACGGGGGCCTGTTCTCCAGCGGCGGGGACGGCGGGGCCGGCGGGGCCAGCAACCTCAACGGCGCCAGCGGAGCCGGCGGCACCGGCGGCAACGGCGGGTTATTCGGCTCCGGCGGCAACGGCGGCGCCGGTGGGTTCGGCCAGAGCGTCGCCGGCGCCGGCGGGCGTGGCGGCAACGCCGGCATGCTGAGCGTCGGCGCCGTGGGCGGGACCGGCGGCGCCGGTGGGAGCAACGACGGCGTCGGCACCGCCGGGGCGGGCGGCGCCGGCGGCAACGGCGGCATGTTCTTCGGCGACGGCGGGGCCGGCGGAGCCGGTGGCGGCGGCGGATTCGTCGCCGGGACCGGCGGTAACGGTGGCAGCGGCGGCACGCTCATCGCCTCCGGCGGGGCGGGCGGCGGCGGCGGAGCCGGGCGGCTGGGTGACTCCGGTGCCGCTGGCGGGGCCGGTGGAAACGCCGGGGTGATCGGCAACGGCGGCGCCGGCGGCGCCGGCGGGGGCAGTCTCGGCGGCAAGGGCGGTGCCGGCGGCAACGGCGGCACCGCAGTGTCGATCGGCGACGGCGGCAACGGCGGCAACGGCGGCCCGGGCACGCCGCCCGGCACGCCAGGCACCGGCGGCACCGGCGGGCAGTTGCTGGGCCAGAACGGAAACAACGGCCTGGGATAGCGGGCCAGGACGATCTACGACCCCCTCCGCGCGACATCTACGTCCTCTGACGGAAGTTCTCCGACGCACAGCGCCGCATTCTCATTCCACAACTCCAGTGCTCAACGACGACAGGAGATGGCGATGTCGTACCTGGTAGTGGGTCCGCAACTACTCGCGGCGGCCGCGGCGGACCTGGACAGCATCGGATCGGCACTGAGCGCGGCCAACGCTGCGGCGGCGGTTCCGACCACCACCCTGCTCGTAGCCGCGCAGGACGAGGTGTCGGCGGCACTGGTGACGCTGTTCGCCGGACACGGCCAGGCCTATCAGGCCGTCAGCGCTCAGGCGACGGCGTTCCATGAGCAGTTCATCCAGACGCTGACCACCGGCGGTGCGATGTATGCCGCCGCCGAGGCGGCGAACGCCTCCCCGCTGCAGACGCTGCTTGACGGGATCAACGGTCAGGTCCAGGCCGCGACCGGTCGCCCGCTGATCGGCAACGGCACCAGTGGCGCGCCGGGGACCGGGCAGAACGGGACGCCCGGAGGCTGGCTGATCGGCAACGGCGGAGCCGGCGGTTCGGGCAAAGCCGGTACCGACGGCGGGGCCGGCGGAGCCGGCGGGGTCGCAGGGTTCCTCGGTAGCGGCGGCGCGGGCGGCGCCGGCGGTACCGCCACCACCGGAACCGGTGGAGCAGGTGGCCGCGGCGGGGCGGCCGGGATGATCGGCGCCGGTGGCGCCGGCGGGGCCGGCGGAAACTCGGTCGCCGGCGCGGGCGGGAACGGCGGGGCCGGCGGTAGCGCCGGCATGCTCTTCGGAGCCGCCGGAATCGGGGGCGCCGGCGGATCCACCCAAAGCCTGACCGCGCTCGGCGGAACCGGCGGCGCCGGCGGCGACGGCGGGATGTTCTCCAGCGGCGGAGCCGGCGGGGTCGGCGGCTTCAGCTTCGGTGACGGTGGCGCCGGAGGGGCCGGCGGCGCCGGCGGCATGTTCGGGCCGGGCGGCACTGGCGGCACCGGTGGCACCAGCATCGGTACCGCCGGCGGTGCTGGGGGCGCCGGCGGGGCCGGCGGCATGTTCGGGGCCGGCGGCACGGGTGGCTCCGGCGGCCACGGCGCGACCGCCGGCGGCGCTGGCGGGGCCGGCGGCAACGCGGGCATGTTCGGCTTCGGCGCCGGTGGCGCGGGCGGTATCGGCGGAGAGGGCGTCACCCCGGGCGGAACCGGCGGGGCGGGTGGCGCCGGGGGCACTGCGGGGATGCTCTTCGGCGACGGCGGGGCCGGCGGTGCCGGGGGGTTCGGCGCGACGAACGGCGGCAAGGGAGGGGCCGGCGGCAACGCCGGCATGCTCAACGGCTCCGGCGGAGCGGGGGGCACCGGCGGCCAGGGTGGAACCACCAACGGCGGGGCCGGCGGTGCCGGCGGCGCGCCCGGCATGATCGGCAACGGCGGTAACGGCGGCAGCGGCGGCGCCGGCGGCACAGGAGCCGCCGGAAAGGGTGGCACCGGTGGGGCCGGCGGCGGGTCCGGTACCGGCATGATCGGTGACGGCGGCAACGGCGGCAACGGCGGCACCGGCACCACTCCGGGCAAGGCCGGCGCCGGCGGCATCGGCGGCCAGTTGTTGGGTCTCGACGGTTTCAACGCCCCCGCCCCCGCCAACCCGACGCATGCCATGCAGCAACAGGCCCTCAACAGCATCAACGCACCCGTTCAGGCCATCACCGGACGCCCGCTGATCGGCAACGGCGGCAACGGGATTGCGGGCACCGGAGCGGCCGGCGGAGACGGGGGTTGGCTGTTCGGTAACGGGGGAATCGGCGGTTCCGGGGCGGCCGGTGCCACGGGTAGCCCCGGCGGCAGCGGCGGCCGCGGCGGAATCCTGTTCGGCTCTGGCGGGTCGGGCGGCGCCGGCGGACCCGGTGTCACGACCGGCGGTGCGGGCGGCGCCGGCGGCTCGGCGTTCCTGATCGGATCCGGCGGCAGTGGCGGTGCCGGGGGGACGGCGGTGGCCCCGGCCGGAACACCCGGCCCGTTCACCGGCGGCGCGGGCGGGCGCGGCGGCGATGCGGGCGTCCTGTTCGGCGCCGCCGGAACCGGCGCGGCCGGCGGCGGCCCCGGTACCGGTGGGGCCGGCGGCGCCGGCGGCACCGGCGGGTTGTTCGCCAACGGCGGAGTCGGCGGGTACGGCGGGTTCGCCGGGCTCGGGGGCGCCGGCGGGGCGGGCGGCGCCGGCGGGCTGTTCTCCGGCGGCGGAGACGGCGGGACCGGCGGATTCGGCACCACCACGGGCGGGACGGGAGGTTCCGGCGGCGGTGGCGGGCTGTTAGGTGCCGGCGGCACCGGCGGCGCCGGCGGATACAGCCTTTCCATCGGCGGAACCGGTGGGCAAGGCGGCAATGCCGGAATGCTGGCCGCCGGTCCGTCGGGCGGTGCGGGCGGCAGCGGCGGGGGCGCCAACAACGGCACCGGCGGCACCGGCGGGACCGGCGGCAACGGTGGTGTGCTGTTCGGTTCCGGCGGGGCCGGTGGCGACGGTGGCGGCGGACTTTTCGCCTCTCATGGCGGCGCCGGGGGCGCCGGCGGCAACGCCGGTCTGCTCAACGGCTCCGGGGGCGCCGGGGGCGCCGGTGGTGCGGGTGGCCCGAACCCGAACACCATCGGCGGCCTCGGCGGGGCCGGCGGCAAGGCTGGGCTCACTGGCAACGGTGGTGATGGTGGCGCCGGTGGGGCAGCGTCCGGAGCGGGCGGCGGCGGCGGTAACGGCGGCAATGCCGTGCTGATCGGCAACGGCGGCAACGGCGGCAACGGCGGAACCGGCACCCCGGCGGGTGGCGCCGGCACCGGCGGCAAAGGCGGATTGCTGCTCGGTCAGGACGGCAACATCCAGTCGGCCTGACCTACGCCGGTTAACCGGCTTGCTTTGCCGGCGGCCGATAGAAGATCAACAACTGGCCGACAGCCCCGGCCAGGCCCAGGCCCACGGAGATAGCCAGCCCCTGCCAGCCGTCGAACCAGTTCTTGCCGAAGATCAGGTGATCCAGGCTGAGCTTCCCGGCGCCCAGGGTTGCGATGACCACGGCGGTGACCGCCAGCACCAGGTTGTACTCCCAGCCCTCCTTCACGATGAAGAAACCGTTGGCCCGATGCACCGTCCAGGCCGCAACCAGCATCAGCGAGACGAATCCGGCCGCGGGGATCGGCGTCAGCAACCCGGCCGCCAGCCCCAGCCCGGCCGCCGTCTCGGTGGTGGCGGCAACCGTGGCGTGGAATTTGCCCGGCTTCATCCCGATGCTCTCGAACCAGCGCGCGGTACCCGGTATCCGCCCACCACCGAAGAACTTGTTCAACCCGTGCGCGGCCAGGGTCAGACCCAGCACCAGCCGCAGGATCAGCAACGCGACGTCATAGGGAGTCATACCGTCAAAACTAACGGGTAAGCAACAGCGGCGAGCAGCCGAGCCCGGTGATCGGTATGGGACCATTGCGGGCGTTCCGGCAACGACGAGGGCAACGACGACGGCAAGGACGAGGGGGTGCATCTTGGCTGGTGCCGCATCCGGCCGGCACTCCCCCGCGGGCACGTTGAAAGACGCGGTGGTGGTGCTGGACGGCCGTTCGCGTCACCCGCGGCAGATCCTCGGCAACAAGGGCCACGGCATCGACACCATGCGTCTACATAATCTGCCGGTACCGCCCGCCTTCTGTATCACCACCGAAGTGGGCCTGCGGTATCTGACCGAACCGGGGTCCACCATCGACGCGATCTGGGCGGATGTGCTCGACCGGATGAGCTGGCTGGAAGAGCAAACCTCGCGGACCTTCGGACGAGGACCGCGTCCGCTTCTGGTCAGCGTGCGGTCGGGTGCCACGCAATCGATGCCGGGCATGATGGACACGATCCTGGACCTGGGCATGAACGACGACGTCGAGCGGGCCCTGGCGCAGCAGGGCTCCGCCGAGTTCGCCCGCGACACCCGCCGCCGGTTCACCTCTATGTACCGCCGCATCGTAGGAGCCGAATCGGACCCGTCCGACGACCCGTATACGCAGTTACGGACCGGCATCGAAGCAGTGTTCGCGTCCTGGAACTCCCCGCGCGCGCTGGCCTACCGCGATCACTACAACCTCGACGAGCGGCAGGGCACCGCGGTGGTGGTGCAGGCAATGGTGTTCGGCAACCAGGCGGCCAAGTCGGGCGCCGGCGTGCTCTCGTCGCGCAACCCGATCACCGGAGCCAACGAACCCTTCGGCGAATGGCTGCCGGGCGGGCAGGGCGACGACGTGGTTTCCGGCCTGGTCGACGTCGAACCGATCACCGCGCTGCGCGACGAGCAGCCCGCCGTCTTCGACGAGCTGATGGACGCCGCCCGCAGCCTCGAGCGGCTCAATTCCGACGTCCAGGAGATCGAGTTCACCGTCGAAGACGGCAAACTGTGGCTGCTGCAAACCCGCGGGGCCGAACGGTCGGCGCAGGCCGCGGCGCGGCTGGCACTGCAGCTGCGCCACGAAGGGCTGATCGACGACCTCGAGACGCTGCGCCGGGTCACCCCCGCCGACGTCGAGGCGGTGCTGCAACCGTCGCTGCAACCCGAAACCCGTTTCAGCGCACCACTTCTGGCCAAGGGCCTGCCCGCCTGCCCGGGTGTGGTGACGGGCACCGCCTACACCGACGTCGACGAGGCCCTCGACGCCGCCGACCGCGGTGAGCCGGTCATCCTGGTCCGTGATCACACCCGCCCCGAAGATGTGCTGGGCATGCTGGCCGCACAGGGCATCGTCACCGAGGTCGGCGGGCCCGCCAGCCACGCGGCCGTCGTCAGCCGCGAACTCGGGCGCGTCGCGGTGGTGGGTTGCGGGCAAGGTGTCGCCGCCGCGCTGGCGGGCCGGCAGATCACCGTCGACGGCTACGAAGGCGAAGTGCGCCAAGGGATTCTGAGCCTGGCTGCATGGTCGGAAGACGACACGCCGGAGCTGCGCGAGCTGGCCGAGATCGCGCTGCGGGTGAGCCCGCTGCGTGCGCACGCCGGCGGCGAGCATCCGCGACTGGACACGTCTTCCGATGAGGCGTTGCGGGCGGCCATGGCCGCCGGACACACCGACGTGGTGTCGGCGACGCCACTGATCACCATGCTCAACGCCATCCGCGTACAGGCCGGCGAATGATGGATCTGCAAGTGCTGCAAGCTGTCCGGCTGAAAGGCCGGGTGAGCCCCGCCGACCTCGCCAGGACTCTGGACGCCGATGACGCCGAGACCGAGACGGCGGTGCGCCGCCTCGTCGACGCCGGTCTGCTGATCGAGGGCGCCACCGTGCGGATCACCCCCGACGGGCGCGCCCGCCTCGCCGAATTGCTGACCGCGGAGCGCCAGGGCGTGGATGGCGTGGCGATAGACGCCGCTTACCACCAATTCCGTTCAGTGAACGCCGATTTCAAGGCGCTGGTCACCGACTGGCAACTCCGGGACGACCAGCCCAACGATCACCGGGACGCCGAATACGACGCCGCGGTACTGGCCCGCCTCGACGAGGTGCACCGGCGGGTGACGCCGATCATCGCGGCGGTCACCGCGCAGCTGCCACGCCTGCGCGGCTACCCGGCGAAATTGGCCGTGGCGCTGGACAAAGTGAAGGCCGGCGAGATCGCCTGGCTGACAAGGCCACTCATCGACTCCTACCACACCGTCTGGTTCGAGCTGCATGAAGAGCTGATCCTGGCCGCCGGGCTGACCCGGGAGCAGGCGGCCAGATCCGGTGACGCGCAGTGAGTTACAGGGCAGCGTCCAGTAGTCGCAGATAATTCTCCACGTCGGGCAGCGCCGATGACGCCGCGTGCACGCTGATCGCGACCGTGTCGCCGATGCCGTGCACACCGTGCGTCAGGCCCATCACCGGCGACAGGCCCGGATAGCCGGCCGTCAGCACCACCGGCACACCGCCGAAGCTGAGATCGGCGGCCCCGCGGTGCACGCTGGACACCACCGTGTTTCCCGATACCTGTTCCGGCCGCACATCCGCATCGAATTGGTTTACGCCCCAACGTAACAACGCAGCAGGCACCGTCGCGAAGGCCGCATCGGAGGCCGGCGTGGCCGGATGCTCCAAACGGCGGCGGCCGTTGGCCAGGTCGGCGGCGATGCGTTGCACCCTGGCTTCGTAGCCGAGTTCAGGGTACAGGCCCACCACGACGTTCCCGAAGTGGTTGAAGCCCAACGGTGCACCGGGCTTGGCCATGGGTACCTCGGCCGCCAGCGCGGTCGCGGACGGGCCGAGCAGATCCGACAGCGCAGTCGAGATCGCCGACAGCGCCGCGACGGTGACCGTCGGGCCCCGCAGTTGTCCGCGGCGGCGCACCAGTGTGCGCATCACCCGCGGGCCCGCCGGTTCGGTATTGGTGGGCAACAACGGCCGCGACCCCAGTCCCGGCGCCAGCAATCCGTTCTCGGTGTCACGGACGAACCTGCGGTGCGCCCGCGCCGCAATCACGCCCCGCCACGGAAGGAAACCCGCCCGCGGCCGCACGGCCGGAACGGGCTCCCCCCGGCCGAACAGCCACGCCGCCATGGCCGACGCCCGAGCGCCGTCGGCCAGCGCGTGCGCGACCTGCAACACTGCGACGGTACCTGCGCCCCGGACTCCCGGGATGTCCTGCACGGGCGTGAAAAGGTGTAATTGCCAGGGTTTCTCGCGAATGTCCAGCTGATCGTCCGCTAACCGGACCACGGCGTCCAGGCAGCCCGGCCAACTGTCATCGGACAGGTCGTGCCGGGTGGCCCGACCCGGTTCGATCGGCGCAGGCACCCAGCGCGGATAGCTCAGTCGGCTGCCGTCCTGGACGACCAGCCGCAACTCGGGGCAACCGCGGGCACGGCGCAGCACGTGCGCCACGGCCCCGTCCGGGTCGGCAGGTTCGCCGCCGAACGCGTACAGCAGGAACTCGTCGTTGGGGATCTTGGCCGACATCCAGTAGAACTGCGCGTCGACGGCGGCCATCCGCTGCCCAGCCGGCACTAACCGGGATCGCCGGGTGCGCCGATGAAAGCCAGCACCAACTCGGCGACCTTGTCGGGCTGCTCGAGCTGCAGGAAGTGACCGGCGTGCGAGACGATGGACACTTCGCTGCCGGGCGGCAGGATGGGTTCCACCCAGCGCGCGAAAGCCGATGTCATGCAGCCGTCGTCGCGACCGTGCAGGTAGAGGGTCGCGAGCTTCGGTGGCTCGGTCCAGTACCGGTGCAATTCCGCGTACTGCGCCGGCGGCCGGGTATTGCGGATCGTGGCGCGGTAATACCCCAGCGCCGCACGCCAGCTTTCCGGCGTCCCGATCGCGGCGTCGACGTGGCGCAAGTCCTCCTCGGCGTGATAGCCCGGCGACCACCGACGCCACAACAGCGGGACCACCCACGAGGCGGATCTCTCCGGCAGGAACGGCAGCTGGAAGTAGCTGATGTACCAGCTGCGCAGCAGCTGACGCGAGAGCTGGGCCGCCAGCCGGCCGCGGTCGGGGAGCCGGCCCAGCGGGCGGAACGCGCCGGACGGCGGCACCGACATGATCACCGCCCTAGCGAACGGGCTGTCCGGCATGGCGGCCAATCCGGTGGCGGCGATCGCACCCCAGTCGTGACCGATCACCACATCCCGGTCGGAACCACCCGCGGCCGTCCGGACCCGTAGCGCGTCGTGCATCAGGGCGCCGACGTGGTAGCTGCCGTCCACCGGGATCGAGGACGGTGCGTAACCGCGCATGAACGGCGCCACCACCCGCCAGCCGGCCTCGGCCAGTCGCGGCGCGAACTTGCGCCATCCGTAGGCGGTATCGGGAAAACCGTGCAGGCACAACGCAATCGGGCCGTCGGCGGGGCCCCAGGTCAGGGCTTTGAGGTCACCGTTTGAGCCCTTCACGTCGATCCATCGTGGTTCAGACAACTCGACTCCTGTTCGCCTTGTACAGCCCGCACCGTCCAACGTAACCGGCCGCAAGGGGGACAAGAAGCCCGTCAATCGGGGGACACGAATTTCCCCCCCGGTGTAGCCGCTCGGCCGACAGACGGCAGCGCGTCGCCACGGGAGCCTTATTGCAAGGGCGCAGAGGGAGGAGCAGCAACGATGATGTTCGCCGCCTTACCACCGGAGATCAACTCCGATCGTATGTACACCGGGCCGGGTCCCGGGTCGATGCTGGCCGCCGCGACGGCCTGGGAGCAGCTGGCTGCTGACCTCGAATCCACCGCGATCTCGTTTCAAGCTGTGATCACCGGCCTGATCGGCGGGCCGTGGCTGAAAGCAGGTGCGTCGACCATGGCCGCCGCCGCCATGCCCTACCTGGTGTGGCGCAATGCCAGCGCCGGCCAGGCCGCCCAAACCTCCGGCCAGGCCCGAGCGCCGGAATCCCGGCTCGAACTTTCCACCCTGCGAATCCTCCCGGAGGCGGTCGGTTGATGACGGAAATGACTTCTACGACAAGGGCCCGGCGCTGGGGCAAGACTGATGCAACCCAGCGCCGCATCCTGGACGCGGCGACCCAGGTGTTCGCCACCAAGGGCTTCACCGCGGCAACGATCGCCGAAGTGGTCTCCAGCTCCGGAGCCAGCATCGGCAGCATCTACCACCACTTCGGCGGTAAGAGCGAGCTTTTTCTGGCGATCTTCGAGCAGATGGCCGACGCCGTCGAACGACGCATTCAGGCGGCCGTGGGCGGACTCGGCGCCTCGGCTCCCGACCGGCGGCGCGTCTTCCTGCTCCATGTGCGGGCGTACCTGGCAGGGATGTGGGAGAACCGTCACGCCGCCCGGGTGCTGTCGTCCGGCGATACGCCTGCCGGCTTCGAGATCACCCGCCGCAAACGCCTGGCCGCGGTCCTGCACAACTGGATGGAAGTGCTGGAGCTGGACACCTCCCCCCGCAACCAGTTGATGGTCCGCGTTCTCATCGCGACGGTCGCCGAATCGACGCTGATGGTCATCGGCTGCGACGATCCGGCCGAGATTCCGCCGATCATCGACGCCACGATCGAATGGATCGACCAGATCACCCGGTGAGCTACCGGCCCGCGACGGCCCGCTCCAGGTCGGAGACGATGATTTTGCGCATCTCGTGCATCGCCTTGGTCGCGGCGGTGGCGCGGGCCGGGTCGGGATCGGCCACCAATTCATAAAGCCGGTTCGGGACGATCTGCCAGCTCACCCCGAACCGGTCCTTGAGCCAGCCACATTGGGATTCCTCGCCGCCGTCCCGGGTCAACCGGTCCCAGTAGTAGTCGACCTCGTCCTGGTCTTTGCAGTGAACCGTGAAGGAAACCGCCTCGCTGAAGCTGAACGCCGGACCGCCGTTGATGCCGATGAACCGGGTGCCGTCCAACACGAAGGAGCCGCTGAGCACCGTCCCGGGCTCACCCGGCCCCGCCTCGGTGGTCCGGTTGAGCTGCTCGATCTTCGAATTGGGGAACACCGAGGTGTAGAACTCGGCCGCGTCCTCCAGGTTGTTGTCGAACCACAGTGAGGGCGTGATCGATGGCATCGCTGTCTCCTAGCTGTCGGGGGCTGTGGGGGTCTTGAACGGGTAGACCGCCGCGGCGCGCCGAACTCATCGCACTTGCCCCGAAAGATTACGGATGTAATTATCTGGTGGTGGGGTTGCTGGACGGCAAAGTCGCCGTCGTCACCGGGACCAGTCGCGGCGTCGGCGTGGGTATCGCACACGAGTTGCTGCGGGCGGGTGCCACCGTCATCGGGTGCTCGCGCTCTCCACTGGACGGGCTGCCCGGCGCGGACGCAGAACCGGAGTGGGCCCGCCGCTCTGCCCAAATGGTCTGCGACCAAGGTGATTACACCGCGATCGACACCTTCGTGCAGCGGGTCGTAGACGACTTCGGCCGCATCGACATCCTGGTCAACAACGCCGGTGGCACCGTGCCGGCCCCACACGCCGAAGACATTCCCCAACTGGTGCAACGACTTCAGGGCACCCCGCGCAGCGACGACGACTTCGAACGCACCGCGTTGTTCCACGCCTTCGCGGTGCAGATGAACCTGATCAGCCCGCTGTGGTTCGCCATTCGGGTCTATCGGCAGATGAAAACCCAGGACGGCACCGGGTGCATCGTCAACATCTCCAGCGGCGCCGGCCACCCGGCCGGTGCCCCCACGCTGGTGTCCTACGGCGCGGCCAAGTCCGGGCTCAATCACCTGACCCGATCACTGGCCGAGGAATGGGGACCCAAGGTCCGGGTCAACTGCGTGGCACTCGGCCCCACCATCACCGAGAACTTTCGCGCCTTCGTGCTGCCCAAGGACGATCCGACCGGCGCCGAATATTTCCAGAAGGTCCCGATGAAGCGGGGCGGCGAGCCCGCCGAAGTGGGCCGAACGGTCGTCTTCTTGGCCTCGGGCACAGTCGATTTCATCAACGGCACCACCATCGAGATCGACGGGGGCATGTTACCAGGGGTGCTCTACGACGCGGGATTGAAGACCATCACCGACCTGATGTGAGGAACATCCATGGCATATGACCGGCTCGAGTTCGACGCGTTCTGGGACGACTGGCTCGACAGGAACCGCCTCGCCCAGGACTCCGGCGACTGGGGGGTGCTGGCCGACTTCTACGAGCCCGACGCCACCTACGGATGGTCCTATTCACCCACCGACCATTTCATGGCCAACGGTCGCAACGAGATTCGCGAGCTGGCGCTGGGCACCGAGATGGTCGGCTTTCAGGGGTGGATATACCCTTACCAGACAGTGCTTTTCGACGACAGGTCCGGGCAGGCGTTCGGGTTGTGGCGACAGCTGTCCACGTTCACCTCGCCCCGCGGCGAGCCGTATGAGATTCAGGGCCTGGGCGGCAGCTGGTTTCAGTACAGCGGCCACCGAAGCTGGTCGTGGCAGCGCGACATCTTCGACGTGCAAATGGCCACCGCCGCCATGTTCGACATCCTGCGCGACGGCAGAAGCTCACCGGGACTGGACGCCCGGATGGACGCGATCCGCGCCGGTAGGCAGCCGGGCCACTACGGCTCCTGGGCTGAGATGAGCGCACCGCTGTGGCCGGTGCCCCCGGTGCTGTCATGACGCGCGTCATCCAGTACTCGACAGGAAACGTCGGCCGGCACGCACTGCGCATGCTCATCGAGCGGCCCGAGTTCGACCTCGTCGGGGTGCACGCGTCCAGCCCGGACAAGGTGGGGCGCGATGCCGCCGAACTGTGCGGCCTCCAAACCCCGACGGGTGTCACGGCCACCGACGATGTCGATGCGCTGCTGGCGTTGAACGCCGACTGCGTCGTCTACACCTCGCAGGCCGAGACCCGGCCCAAAGATGCCATCAAGGAGATCAGCCGCTTCCTGCGGGCCGGCACCAATGTCGTCGGGTCGTCATTCGTGTGGCTGGTGGCCCCCGAGCAGGCCGGTGACTGGCTGCGTGAACCGTTGCGGCAGGCCTGCGCGGACGGCGACGCGACGCTGTACATCAACGGCGTCGATCCGGGCTACTCCGGTGACACGCTGGCCTACACGGCGTTGAGCCTGACCGAGCGCGCGACCAGTATCACCGTGCAGGAGATCTGCGATTACGCCAGTTACGACGACGCCGAATTCACCGGTGTCAGTTTCGGTTTCGGCACCAGCCCGGATCACACACCGGTGATGTTCCTGCCCGGTGTGCTGACATCGATGTGGGGTGTGCAGGTGCGCAGCCTCGCTCAGGACCTGGGCGTCGAACTCGATGAGGTGCGGGAGCGGTGCGAGAAGTGGGTGACGCCCGAACCCATCGACTGCACGATGATGCACGTCGACCCGGGACAGGTCGCCGCCGTGCGGTTCGGCGTCGAAGGCCTGCGCGACGGCGAGGTCGTGATCACCATGGAGCACGTCAACCGGCTCGGCCCGAACACCGCACCGGAGTGGGCCTATCCCCCGGACGGCCGCGCCGGCGTGCACCGGGTCGTGGTGACCGGCAGTCCGGGTGTGGAGATCAACACCCACCTCGGTGGCGAGATCGACCACAACGAGGGCGGCGTGATCGCCACCGCGGCCCGCGTCGTCAACCTGATCGACGCCG
This genomic stretch from Mycobacterium paragordonae harbors:
- a CDS encoding VOC family protein, with the translated sequence MPSITPSLWFDNNLEDAAEFYTSVFPNSKIEQLNRTTEAGPGEPGTVLSGSFVLDGTRFIGINGGPAFSFSEAVSFTVHCKDQDEVDYYWDRLTRDGGEESQCGWLKDRFGVSWQIVPNRLYELVADPDPARATAATKAMHEMRKIIVSDLERAVAGR
- a CDS encoding SDR family NAD(P)-dependent oxidoreductase — protein: MGLLDGKVAVVTGTSRGVGVGIAHELLRAGATVIGCSRSPLDGLPGADAEPEWARRSAQMVCDQGDYTAIDTFVQRVVDDFGRIDILVNNAGGTVPAPHAEDIPQLVQRLQGTPRSDDDFERTALFHAFAVQMNLISPLWFAIRVYRQMKTQDGTGCIVNISSGAGHPAGAPTLVSYGAAKSGLNHLTRSLAEEWGPKVRVNCVALGPTITENFRAFVLPKDDPTGAEYFQKVPMKRGGEPAEVGRTVVFLASGTVDFINGTTIEIDGGMLPGVLYDAGLKTITDLM
- a CDS encoding nuclear transport factor 2 family protein codes for the protein MAYDRLEFDAFWDDWLDRNRLAQDSGDWGVLADFYEPDATYGWSYSPTDHFMANGRNEIRELALGTEMVGFQGWIYPYQTVLFDDRSGQAFGLWRQLSTFTSPRGEPYEIQGLGGSWFQYSGHRSWSWQRDIFDVQMATAAMFDILRDGRSSPGLDARMDAIRAGRQPGHYGSWAEMSAPLWPVPPVLS
- a CDS encoding dihydrodipicolinate reductase, with translation MTRVIQYSTGNVGRHALRMLIERPEFDLVGVHASSPDKVGRDAAELCGLQTPTGVTATDDVDALLALNADCVVYTSQAETRPKDAIKEISRFLRAGTNVVGSSFVWLVAPEQAGDWLREPLRQACADGDATLYINGVDPGYSGDTLAYTALSLTERATSITVQEICDYASYDDAEFTGVSFGFGTSPDHTPVMFLPGVLTSMWGVQVRSLAQDLGVELDEVRERCEKWVTPEPIDCTMMHVDPGQVAAVRFGVEGLRDGEVVITMEHVNRLGPNTAPEWAYPPDGRAGVHRVVVTGSPGVEINTHLGGEIDHNEGGVIATAARVVNLIDAVCRAPSGILAAHDLRPLDHLRGVMR